The proteins below are encoded in one region of Hordeum vulgare subsp. vulgare chromosome 3H, MorexV3_pseudomolecules_assembly, whole genome shotgun sequence:
- the LOC123443612 gene encoding nodal modulator 1, with the protein MDPVLPVLLLLSLAAFSAASDEIDGCGGFVEASSGLAKSRRASESKFDYSDITVELCTVDGLVKESTQCAPNGYYFIPVYDKGSFVVRVKGPKGWSWKPETVPAVIDQNGCNGNADINFQFTGFTVSGKIVGAVGGKSCSKDGGPSGVKVELLSDLDELVASALTSSTGGYAFVNIIPGLYKLRASHPDYEIQMTGSSEVDLRFGNAVVNDVFFVSGYNIHGSVVAQGNPILGVHLYLYSNDVKEVPCSQGLIDAPREGALCHAVSGADGKFSFRSMPCGSYDLLPYYRGENTVFDVSPSSLHVSVEHSHMTIPQKFQVTGFSVGGHVVDGYDAGIEGAKVIIDGQLRAVTDNLGYYRLDQVTSKKYDIVAEKDHYKFNRLENFMILPNMESIDDIKSVRYDVCGVVQTVTPNSKAMVTLTHGPENVKPQRKMVSENGRFCFEVSTGEYRLSALPVDSEGSSSLLFSPGYIDVYVKRPLLDVQFSQSQVNVHGKILCKEKCDQDILLLLVRLAGGVEHETKTTSLEQDNAHFFFTKVFPGKYHLEVKHSSSKAAANDDWCWDENTLDVDVGNDDVTDIVFVQKGYWIELVSSHDTAAYIRQPDSSKLELLIKEGSQKICIETPGQHELYLVNSCISFGTSPIVFDTQNPVLVHISAKKYLVRGEIHVDISSPLEEIDLLEDIVVDTFKSNGSSIDKISTMPVFAKSYQNGITVFEYSTWTDLGEDFIFVPRDSSNRRKKILFYPSRHQFSVSTNGCQDAVPSITAKMGLYLEGSVSPATPDVHITILAAGNSKYAMLKKGDIATETKTNSDGSFFAGPLYEDIGYEVEASKAGYHLKQTGPYSFACQKLGQILVHIYGEKDTEILPTVLLSLSGEGGYRKNSVSGSGGTFSFDNLFPRSYYLRALLKEFKFTPSTVAIDLNSGESRAVEFRATRVAFSAMGSVTLLTGQPKEGVFVEARSESRGYYEEATTDSLGRFRLRGLIPGSSYSIRVVAKDNPRLAAVERASPESVSVDVDEEDISGIGFVVFERPEATILGCHVEGDGIDMLQPHLSVEIRSAVDPSRIESVVPVPPSYHVEVRNLPEGKHFVQLRSGLPSHTNIFESELVEVDLEEQPQIHVGPLKYKTEERHHKQELTPAPVLPLIVGVSVVTVVISMPRLKDLYQSAVGMTSLSSGNTPSRKEPRKTILRKRA; encoded by the exons ATGGACCCCGTcctccccgtcctcctcctcctttccctCGCCGCTTTCTCCGCTGCCTCCGACGAGATCGACGGATGCGGCGGCTTCGTCGAA GCGAGCTCGGGCCTGGCCAAATCGAGGAGGGCGTCAGAGTCCAAGTTCGACTACTCTGACATAACG GTTGAGCTGTGTACTGTCGACGGTTTGGTGAAAGAAAGCACCCAATGTGCTCCTAATGGCTACTATTTCATTCCAGTCTATGACAAG GGTTCATTTGTCGTCAGAGTTAAGGGGCCTAAGGGATGGTCATGGAAGCCTGAAACT GTTCCTGCTGTCATTGATCAAAATGGATGCAATGGAAATGCAGATATAAACTTTCAATTCACTGG ATTTACAGTATCTGGTAAAATAGTGGGAGCTGTTGGTGGTAAGAGCTgttcaaaagatggaggaccttCTGGTGTGAAAGTTGAGCTGTTATCAGATTTGGATGAGTTAGTTGCATCTGCTTTGACATCATCAACTGGAGGATATGCGTTTGTGAACATAATTCCTG GACTCTACAAGTTGCGTGCATCTCATCCTGATTATGAAATTCAGATGACAGGTTCATCAGAG GTGGACTTGCGTTTTGGAAATGCTGTAGTAAATGATGTTTTCTTCGTATCTGGATACAATATTCATGGCTCTGTAGTTGCGCAG GGAAATCCAATCTTGGGAGTTCACCTGTATTTATATTCAAATGATGTAAAGGAGGTTCCTTGCTCGCAAGGTTTGATCGATGCACCCAGGGAAGGTGCTCTTTGCCATGCAGTATCTGGTGCGGATGGGAAGTTCTCATTTAGATCAATGCCCTGTG GTAGCTATGATCTGTTGCCATACTACAGAGGGGAAAACACTGTTTTTGATGTTTCACCTTCTTCATTACATGTTTCTGTTGAGCACAGTCACATGACAATCCCCCAAAAATTCCAG GTTACTGGGTTTTCTGTTGGTGGTCATGTTGTTGATGGCTATGATGCTGGCATTGAAGGTGCCAAGGTTATAATTGATGGTCAGTTGAGAGCTGTAACAGATAATCTCGGGTATTACAGACTTGATCAG GTTACATCCAAGAAATATGATATAGTTGCTGAGAAGGATCATTATAAGTTCAACCGTTTGGAGAATTTCATG ATTTTGCCAAATATGGAAAGCATTGATGATATCAAATCAGTTCGATATGATGTATGTGGTGTTGTTCAAACAGTAACTCCAAACTCCAAAGCCATG GTAACTTTAACACATGGGCCTGAAAATGTAAAGCCGCAGAGGAAAATGGTCAGCGAAAATGGAAGATTCTGCTTTGAG GTTTCTACTGGTGAATACCGATTATCTGCTTTACCTGTAGATTCCGAAGGTTCTTCCAGTCTTTTGTTTTCTCCAGGATATATCGATGTCTATGTCAAGCGCCCGTTGCTTGATGTACAGTTCTCTCAG TCACAAGTCAATGTTCATGGTAAGATCCTCTGCAAAGAGAAATGCGACCAAGATATTCTGCTCTTGCTTGTTAGATTAGCTGGGGGTGTTGAGCATGAAACAAAGACAACCAGTTTGGAGCAAGATAATGCTCACTTTTTTTTCACAAAAGTATTTCCTGGAAAATATCATCTGGAG GTTAAACATTCTTCATCCAAGGCTGCTGCAAACGATGATTGGTGCTGGGACGAAAATACCTTGGATGTAGATGTCGGGAATGATGATGTGACAGATATTGTATTTGTACAAAAGGGTTATTGGATAGAGCTAGTCTCAAGCCATGACACTGCAGCATACATTCGTCAACCAGACTCTTCTAAACTTGAATTGTTGATAAAG GAAGGGTCACAAAAGATTTGCATCGAAACTCCTGGGCAACATGAGCTTTATTTAGTTAATTCTTGCATTTCCTTTGGGACCTCGCCTATTGTGTTTGATACACAGAACCCAGTG tTGGTTCACATCAGTGCAAAGAAGTATCTTGTAAGAGGTGAAATCCATGTGGACATAAGCTCCCCTCTGGAAGAGATTGATTTATTAGAAGATATCGTTGTTGATACCTTCAAGAGTAATGGGAGCTCAATCGACAAAATATCTACCATGCCTGTTTTTGCAAAGAGTTATCAAAATGGTATTACTGTCTTTGAGTACTCTACTTGGACTGATCTTGGGGAAGACTTCATTTTTGTCCCTCGTGATTCCAG CAATAGAAGGAAAAAGATCCTATTTTATCCATCACGGCATCAG TTCTCAGTGTCTACAAACGGATGCCAAGATGCTGTTCCTTCAATCACTGCTAAAATGGGTCTATACCTTGAAGGATCAGTGTCACCTGCAACTCCTGATGTTCACATCACGATTCTGGCAGCTGGAAATAGCAAGTATGCGATGCTGAAGAAAGGTGATATAGCAACAGAGACAAAGACAAATTCCGATGGGTCATTCTTTGCAGGGCCCTTGTATGAGGATATAGGATATGAAGTTGAAGCCTCAAAG GCTGGCTATCATCTCAAGCAAACTGGGCCATACAGCTTTGCTTGTCAGAAACTTGGTCAGATATTAGTTCATATTTATGGCGAAAAGGATACAGAGATATTGCCGACAGTATTATTATCCTTGAGTGGTGAAGGAGGTTACAGAAAAAACTCAGTCAGTGGTTCTGGTGGAACTTTCAGCTTTGATAACTTATTTCCTAGGAGTTATTATCTCCGCGCTCTTCTTAAG GAATTTAAATTTACTCCATCAACAGTTGCTATTGATCTCAATTCTGGGGAGTCTAGAGCGGTTGAGTTCCGTGCAACCCGTGTTGCCTTCAG TGCCATGGGTTCTGTAACACTGTTAACTGGCCAACCAAAGGAAGGTGTTTTTGTTGAAGCTAGATCTGAATCAAGAGGTTATTACGAGGAAGCTACTACAGATTCTCTTGGTAGGTTCCGTTTGAGAGGACTTATCCCTGGCTCATCTTACTCAATAAGAGTAGTTGCAAAAGATAATCCCAGGTTGGCAGCAGTTGAGCGTGCTTCGCCAGAATCTGTATCAGTTGAT GTAGATGAGGAGGACATCTCTGGTATTGGTTTTGTGGTTTTTGAACGCCCAGAAGCAACAATTTTGGGCTGTCACGTGGAAGGAGATGGCATTGATATGTTGCAGCCACATTTATCTGTTGAAATTAGATCAGCTGTTGACCCTTCTAGAATAGAATCTgtggttcctgttcctccttcctACCACGTTGAAGTAAGAAATTTACCCGAAGGAAAGCATTTTGTTCAGCTTCGGTCTGGCCTTCCATCACATACCAATATATTTGAATCGGAGTTGGTTGAAGTTGACCTAGAAGAGCAACCTCAGATTCATGTTGGTCCTCTTAAATATAAAACTGAAGAGCGGCATCACAAACAG GAACTGACCCCAGCCCCAGTTTTACCTCTTATTGTTGGAGTTTCTGTTGTTACAGTCGTGATCAGTATGCCAAG GTTGAAGGACTTGTACCAGAGCGCTGTAGGAATGACTTCCCTAAGTTCAGGAAACACACCGAGCAGAAAGGAACCACGGAAGACAATATTGAGAAAGAGAGCCTGA